The region AGCCATCGGCCAAATGCTCGAGTGCGCAATCCACCACCGTATCGGCCAGCCCACCCACCCGGTGCACCAGGGGTAAGCTGCCGTATTTCAAGCCATACATCTGTGTCAAGCCACAAGGCTCAAAGCGGGAAGGTACCAGCGTGACATCGGTGGCCGAGAAAATCTGGTGGGCAAAAGCCTCGTCATACCCGATACGCACCGCGACGGCTTGTGGGTGGGCCGCGGCACGGGCCAGAAATTCGGCCTCCAGCGCAGCCTCACCTGTGCCCAGCACCACCAGCTGACCACCACGGGCAATCAGTTCGTCCAACGCGGTCAACACCAAATGCAAGCCCTTTTGTTCAGTGAGCCGGCTGACTACGCCAAACAAGAGTGCGTCCGCTTTCACTTCCAGCCCAAGAGCTTGCTGCAACGCAGCTTTGCAACGTGCCTTGCCACTTGTTTTTTGGGCATCAAAGGGGGCGGTGATGGCGGTGTCGGTGGCCGGGTTCCAGACGGATTCGTCCACCGCGTTAAGGATACCGGTCAAATCATGGGCACGAGCGCGTAGCAAACCATCCAGCCCGCAACCTTGCTCGTGGGTCTGGATTTCTTTGGCGTAAGTAGGGCTCACCGTGGTGATGTGGTCGGCGTAATACAGCCCGGCTTTCATGAACGACATCTGACCATGAAACTCCAGTCCATTCACCGAAAACGCCTGGGGTGGCAGGCCAAGGTCGTAAAAATGGATGGGCGCAAATATGCCCTGGTAAGCCAGGTTGTGCACGGTGTACACATTGGCCACCAAGCGTCCCTGGCTCGGGCCAAAGGCCAGATAAGCCGATGTCAAGGCCGCATGCCAGTCATGGCTATGCACCACCGCAGGTTGCCAAACCGGATCAAGACCACAGGCCAGCTTGGCAGCGACCCAGCCCAGCAAGGCAAACCGCCGGTGATTGTCATGGTGAGGCAAACGCTGCTCGTCCTCATAAGGTGTCCCGGGTCGGCAATACAGGTGCGGCGCATCCAGCACATAGGCGGTCACACCCAGCGTGCCCAGCAG is a window of Rhodoferax lithotrophicus DNA encoding:
- the glgA gene encoding glycogen synthase GlgA yields the protein MNVLQVSAEIFPLLKTGGLADIAGALPAALNAAGCEVRVLLPGFAPIMADLQSSTVLTELTAPWGERVLVRQGLLGTLGVTAYVLDAPHLYCRPGTPYEDEQRLPHHDNHRRFALLGWVAAKLACGLDPVWQPAVVHSHDWHAALTSAYLAFGPSQGRLVANVYTVHNLAYQGIFAPIHFYDLGLPPQAFSVNGLEFHGQMSFMKAGLYYADHITTVSPTYAKEIQTHEQGCGLDGLLRARAHDLTGILNAVDESVWNPATDTAITAPFDAQKTSGKARCKAALQQALGLEVKADALLFGVVSRLTEQKGLHLVLTALDELIARGGQLVVLGTGEAALEAEFLARAAAHPQAVAVRIGYDEAFAHQIFSATDVTLVPSRFEPCGLTQMYGLKYGSLPLVHRVGGLADTVVDCALEHLADGSANGFVFKEFTTSALVRAVRRAFALYARPAEWRSVRRQAMQQELGWDKAAAQYVALYRHLIA